Within the Zea mays cultivar B73 chromosome 10, Zm-B73-REFERENCE-NAM-5.0, whole genome shotgun sequence genome, the region AAAATGAACCAGGCCCATATTATACATTGTTTGGTTCTCATTTTTTTTAGCTTGGCCCAATTGGGTTGCCACTAGTTTTACgccaaatttcaaaattttaaacGCTATTAAACAAATTACAACAGATTTGAACTAAAAATATGATTTTGACCCATAAAATGAACTAATTGCAATCATCTAAATATGATTTACAATAATCTGAATTAAACAGATCCTCCTGCTAGTAATTTTTCTCATTGAACTAATTACAATCATTTGAATTACAATCATATGAACAGTAGCAACTTAAAATATGGATAACAAAAAACAGAAACTATTAAACAGAAACTATGATTGTAATTAAACAGAAACAATGATTGTAATTAAACAGAAACTATAATAGCAACTTAAAATATGATAAACACCGTGAGGACAGCACTGGACCAAGCGCCACATCGTTTGAAGGACCTGACAACGAATATGATGGAATGTGGCACCTTCTAGTTTAGATGAAGGACGATCCATGCCTTCCTGGAGGTTAGAACTGCTAGTAAACGAAACTGACATCCGAATAATTCTTCTCATTAAACAGAAACATAAACAGAAACTGACTTAATGGCGCAAAGACTGCTAGTAATTCTTCTCATTAAAACACCTCCTGATGACAATAAAACTGCTACAAGAAAAGAGAAGATATAGGAGAAAGGAAACTACCTCAGATTTGTATGAACCATGGTAACAACTTAAAcagaagaaaagagaaggaagTCATGAGAGTAAAATCACTTGATCATGAGAGTAAAATCACTTGAGAAGAAAACATATCGTCATCAAAGTAATCCTTGGAATGAGTTCCTGAGCTAGCAATCTTCCGAGGCATCTTCCCAAGAGTTTCCATCTGGAGTTGATTGATTTAGGAGCACAATTGACATAGATTCTTACATAGGCATGGCATCAAATTCTCAGTAACAGAGCAAAGGGAACATCTGACAAGTCATCCCCCTTTTCTGTGACCTTCAGTAGAATTGACAAAGTGCAGTTTCTGCTTACAGTTACTATACAAAATGATTTGAATCTACATGGTAGTTTAGGCTATTTGAATCTACAGTTGCTATACAAATAGAAAGGAACCCGGAAGCATATTATCACAATAAAAAACTGCCAGCGATAGCAGCATCTCATAGTGCGCCTCAAATGTTGCACATCAAAGTTGGTAAGTTTATTTAAATACTGCCAGAGTGGACCAGTTAGTTCTAATTTCATTTCCATAAAGCTCTCCGTTAGCTTGGTTGAAAGCTGTCACAGGTTGGGTACATTACAGGATTGAATATATTGTTTTACATTCTGAAGTGCCCCCACTACCTGATATATATTTGTGTCAGTGCAATTTTTAAATGTCCGAATAATTGCAAGGGAGTGTTTGAAAGTTTAGTGGATGAATACACCAAATAGCATGTTGTCTGCAAATATAAGGGATGAAGAAAATTAGTGCATCCTGCTGCCATGAAGTTTGGCAACATCAAGAATACGTATATTTTTGAACATGTGCGACAACTGTTGATTCCTAAGCAGTTAATAAGAAATTTTATGCTACAAACAAACAAGAAAATGTTCTTTTACCGTACCTCATCTTCGCTGCATCCCTGGCGATTCATGGGAGCAAACAACAAGTCACCGGTGGCAAGCTCAAAGGCAATGCAAGCAAACGACCAGATGTGGTACTGGGTGCGCGTCCGAGGAGGACGTGGTGAAGCTCTCCTCCTTGGGGAACGTGGGCGAGCTCCCCGTGTTGCCGTGCTCCTGCTCCGTCATGGACGACTCGGTCACCGACGACGAGGCCGCCGACCGTTCGGGCGACGCCGGTGCAGCGGTGCCCGGGGCCGGTACGACGACGGCCGTCGCCTTCCTGGCTCCGCCGCCCCCGCGCTTCGCAGCCACCGCGGGCCTATGCTTCTTGCCGACGCCAGCCGCCGGCTTCGTGTCGTGCTGCTGCTGCTCCTGCTTGGTGGGATCCAGGCGCTTCTTAAGGTGCGTGTGCCAGACGTTCTTGATCTCGTTGTCCGCCCGCCGGGCAGCCTGGCGGCGATGGCGGACCTCCTAGCAATTCAGAAGAGAGAGAGCAGAAGAGAGAGAGGCGAGAGCAGCAGCTGCGGCAAACCCTAGCGTCGGTGGCTGCGGCTGTGGCTGAGAGAAACGAGAGAGAGGCGAGAGCCGCAGCTGCGGCAAAACCCTAGCCGTCGTCTGCGAGCGACGAGAGAGGCAAGAGAGAAGACGTCAGTTGAGGCAAACCCTAACCAAAGTCGGGCCAGGCCGCACTGAGAACCTGAAAACCTCACGTTTGTACTCAGCCTGGCCCAAATTTGTTTCTGGCTCGTCTCAGCCAGGCTACCGAGCTAGGCCAGGCAACCAAACAAATGTACACTGTACCAAACGGGCCTGGTTGTGGGTTGGGCCAGGCAACCAAACACATCCATAGTCATGCTCTTCCCGTTGCCAGCTGTTAATGCGCGGGACGGGCGGTGGGATCACTGCCGCTGCACGGCTCGGCTCCACACCCCTGCACGGCTCGGCGCTGGCAGGTGGATGGGCCGCGGGCGTACAAGTACGTACATTGCTCGCATGGACCATTGGACCGTGGTGGTAGCGCCGATCCGTGGCTGACGTGGGTGGGCCGGAGCCTAGTAACGTGTATTTGAATTACTGAAAGAAATATACActataattaattaattattatATATCAAGCAAAAACCTTTATCGCTGTATATATTGCTACTATAAAAATGTCGCTACGTGGCCGCGATTTGCGCCTCCTACTGCTGTTTGTTGTCTCCGTACCAGTAGGCAGTAGGCAGGGTATAGGTAGCTAGTCGACTTTCCCTAGCACTAGCATCTCCCCGACTAGTAGATGCTGTACAGCAAAAGCACACCCGGGTCACGGCACTTGGCGTTTCGGGAAGCGTAATGAAATCGACCCGTTCAACCGTGCACGGATGGCGCGGCTCGTTCAGTCTCTTGGGTTCTTGCGCGCAAGCTAGAGGTAGGAGGGGGTCTGCATCGGCTCTATCTACACAACTTGCTGTATTTTGCACACCAAACGTCCGTGCGCTCCGGCGTTTTTGTTATCATCTGTATTACATATATATATTTATCACCACCTAGTCTAACCTAGCACTTTTGTTTGCACACAGTCGTCCGTGATGGTAGCGTTACTACATGTGCTCAGCT harbors:
- the LOC109942896 gene encoding uncharacterized protein — translated: MKFGNIKNTKCSFTVPHLRCIPGDSWEQTTSHRWQAQRQCKQTTRCGTGCASEEDVVKLSSLGNVGELPVLPCSCSVMDDSVTDDEAADRSGDAGAAVPGAGTTTAVAFLAPPPPRFAATAGLCFLPTPAAGFVSCCCCSCLVGSRRFLRCVCQTFLISLSARRAAWRRWRTS